In Acanthochromis polyacanthus isolate Apoly-LR-REF ecotype Palm Island chromosome 18, KAUST_Apoly_ChrSc, whole genome shotgun sequence, the following proteins share a genomic window:
- the LOC110955825 gene encoding cytotoxic granule associated RNA binding protein TIA1-like isoform X4, whose amino-acid sequence MDDDQPKTLYVGNLSRDVTEALILELFGQIGPCKSCKMIVDTAGHDPYCFVEFYEHRHATATIAAMNGRKILGKEVKVNWATTPTSQKKDTSSHFHVFVGDLSPEITTDDIKAAFAPFGKISDCRVVKDMATGKSKGYGFVSFFNKWDAENAIQQMGGQWLGGRQIRTNWATRKPAPKTTNETTNTKQLSFDEVVSQSSPSNCTVYCGGVTTGLTEQIMRQTFSPFGQIMEIRVFPEKGYSFVRFNSHEAAAHAIVSVNGTSIEGYVVKCYWGKETTDMVQGPIQQNTVSFAAQPYSQWGQWYSNTQQIGQYVPNGWQVPSYGVYGQTWDQQGYNHLHAGAGWTGVGAVSNGGMVEPGQGVNGTVLTNQAGMSTAGYHTH is encoded by the exons GTATGTGGGGAATCTGTCCCGGGACGTGACAGAAGCCCTCATCTTGGAGTTGTttggccagattggaccctgcaaaagctgtaaaatgatAGTAGAT ACAGCAGGTCATGATCCGTACTGCTTTGTGGAGTTCTATGAGCATAGACATGCTACTGCCACAATCGCAGCCATGAATGGTCGGAAAATACTGGGTAAG GAGGTGAAGGTCAACTGGGCCACGACACCAACCAGCCAAAAGAAAGACACAAGCA gTCACTTCCATGTCTTTGTTGGAGATCTAAGTCCTGAAATCACCACAGATGACATAAAAGCAGCTTTTGCTCCGTTTGGGAAAATATC GGATTGTCGAGTGGTGAAAGACATGGCCACAGGTAAATCTAAAGGCTATGGCTTTGTCTCCTTCTTCAATAAATGG GATGCAGAGAATGCCATCCAGCAGATGGGAGGACAGTGGTTGGGAGGGAGGCAGATCAGGACCAACTGGGCCACGAGGAAGCCTGCTCCTAAAACTACaaatgaaa CAACCAATACCAAGCAGCTCTCTTTTGATGAGGTGGTGAGCCAGTCCAGCCCAAGCAACTGCACCGTGTACTGCGGAGGAGTCACAACGGGTCTCACAG AGCAAATTATGAGACAGACCTTCTCAccttttggtcaaataatgGAAATTCGCGTTTTTCCGGAGAAAGGCTACTCATTTGTGAG GTTCAACTCCCATGAGGCAGCAGCTCATGCTATCGTTTCTGTCAATGGCACTTCCATAGAGGGTTACGTCGTTAAGTGTTACTGGGgcaaagaaacaacagacaTGGTCCAGGGCCCCATACAGCAG AACACGGTGAGCTTCGCAGCGCAGCCCTACAGTCAGTGGGGCCAGTGGTACAGTAACACGCAGCAGATTGGTCAGTATGTGCCCAATGGATGGCAGGTGCCAAGCTACGGCGTCTATGGACAGACCTGGGATCAGCAGGGCTACAA TCATCTACATGCTGGGGCTGGATGGACAGGTGTGGGCGCCGTGAGCAATGGAGGTATGGTGGAGCCCGGACAGGGCGTCAACGGGACAGTGCTAACCAACCAGGCCGGCATGAGCACTGCTGGCTACCACACCCACTGA
- the LOC110955825 gene encoding cytotoxic granule associated RNA binding protein TIA1-like isoform X3 — translation MDDDQPKTLYVGNLSRDVTEALILELFGQIGPCKSCKMIVDTAGHDPYCFVEFYEHRHATATIAAMNGRKILGKEVKVNWATTPTSQKKDTSSHFHVFVGDLSPEITTDDIKAAFAPFGKISDCRVVKDMATGKSKGYGFVSFFNKWDAENAIQQMGGQWLGGRQIRTNWATRKPAPKTTNETTNTKQLSFDEVVSQSSPSNCTVYCGGVTTGLTEQIMRQTFSPFGQIMEIRVFPEKGYSFVRFNSHEAAAHAIVSVNGTSIEGYVVKCYWGKETTDMVQGPIQQQNTVSFAAQPYSQWGQWYSNTQQIGQYVPNGWQVPSYGVYGQTWDQQGYNHLHAGAGWTGVGAVSNGGMVEPGQGVNGTVLTNQAGMSTAGYHTH, via the exons GTATGTGGGGAATCTGTCCCGGGACGTGACAGAAGCCCTCATCTTGGAGTTGTttggccagattggaccctgcaaaagctgtaaaatgatAGTAGAT ACAGCAGGTCATGATCCGTACTGCTTTGTGGAGTTCTATGAGCATAGACATGCTACTGCCACAATCGCAGCCATGAATGGTCGGAAAATACTGGGTAAG GAGGTGAAGGTCAACTGGGCCACGACACCAACCAGCCAAAAGAAAGACACAAGCA gTCACTTCCATGTCTTTGTTGGAGATCTAAGTCCTGAAATCACCACAGATGACATAAAAGCAGCTTTTGCTCCGTTTGGGAAAATATC GGATTGTCGAGTGGTGAAAGACATGGCCACAGGTAAATCTAAAGGCTATGGCTTTGTCTCCTTCTTCAATAAATGG GATGCAGAGAATGCCATCCAGCAGATGGGAGGACAGTGGTTGGGAGGGAGGCAGATCAGGACCAACTGGGCCACGAGGAAGCCTGCTCCTAAAACTACaaatgaaa CAACCAATACCAAGCAGCTCTCTTTTGATGAGGTGGTGAGCCAGTCCAGCCCAAGCAACTGCACCGTGTACTGCGGAGGAGTCACAACGGGTCTCACAG AGCAAATTATGAGACAGACCTTCTCAccttttggtcaaataatgGAAATTCGCGTTTTTCCGGAGAAAGGCTACTCATTTGTGAG GTTCAACTCCCATGAGGCAGCAGCTCATGCTATCGTTTCTGTCAATGGCACTTCCATAGAGGGTTACGTCGTTAAGTGTTACTGGGgcaaagaaacaacagacaTGGTCCAGGGCCCCATACAGCAG CAGAACACGGTGAGCTTCGCAGCGCAGCCCTACAGTCAGTGGGGCCAGTGGTACAGTAACACGCAGCAGATTGGTCAGTATGTGCCCAATGGATGGCAGGTGCCAAGCTACGGCGTCTATGGACAGACCTGGGATCAGCAGGGCTACAA TCATCTACATGCTGGGGCTGGATGGACAGGTGTGGGCGCCGTGAGCAATGGAGGTATGGTGGAGCCCGGACAGGGCGTCAACGGGACAGTGCTAACCAACCAGGCCGGCATGAGCACTGCTGGCTACCACACCCACTGA
- the LOC110955825 gene encoding cytotoxic granule associated RNA binding protein TIA1-like isoform X1 encodes MDDDQPKTLYVGNLSRDVTEALILELFGQIGPCKSCKMIVDTAGHDPYCFVEFYEHRHATATIAAMNGRKILGKEVKVNWATTPTSQKKDTSSHFHVFVGDLSPEITTDDIKAAFAPFGKISDCRVVKDMATGKSKGYGFVSFFNKWDAENAIQQMGGQWLGGRQIRTNWATRKPAPKTTNETTNTKQLSFDEVVSQSSPSNCTVYCGGVTTGLTEQIMRQTFSPFGQIMEIRVFPEKGYSFVRFNSHEAAAHAIVSVNGTSIEGYVVKCYWGKETTDMVQGPIQQVQMAQQNTVSFAAQPYSQWGQWYSNTQQIGQYVPNGWQVPSYGVYGQTWDQQGYNHLHAGAGWTGVGAVSNGGMVEPGQGVNGTVLTNQAGMSTAGYHTH; translated from the exons GTATGTGGGGAATCTGTCCCGGGACGTGACAGAAGCCCTCATCTTGGAGTTGTttggccagattggaccctgcaaaagctgtaaaatgatAGTAGAT ACAGCAGGTCATGATCCGTACTGCTTTGTGGAGTTCTATGAGCATAGACATGCTACTGCCACAATCGCAGCCATGAATGGTCGGAAAATACTGGGTAAG GAGGTGAAGGTCAACTGGGCCACGACACCAACCAGCCAAAAGAAAGACACAAGCA gTCACTTCCATGTCTTTGTTGGAGATCTAAGTCCTGAAATCACCACAGATGACATAAAAGCAGCTTTTGCTCCGTTTGGGAAAATATC GGATTGTCGAGTGGTGAAAGACATGGCCACAGGTAAATCTAAAGGCTATGGCTTTGTCTCCTTCTTCAATAAATGG GATGCAGAGAATGCCATCCAGCAGATGGGAGGACAGTGGTTGGGAGGGAGGCAGATCAGGACCAACTGGGCCACGAGGAAGCCTGCTCCTAAAACTACaaatgaaa CAACCAATACCAAGCAGCTCTCTTTTGATGAGGTGGTGAGCCAGTCCAGCCCAAGCAACTGCACCGTGTACTGCGGAGGAGTCACAACGGGTCTCACAG AGCAAATTATGAGACAGACCTTCTCAccttttggtcaaataatgGAAATTCGCGTTTTTCCGGAGAAAGGCTACTCATTTGTGAG GTTCAACTCCCATGAGGCAGCAGCTCATGCTATCGTTTCTGTCAATGGCACTTCCATAGAGGGTTACGTCGTTAAGTGTTACTGGGgcaaagaaacaacagacaTGGTCCAGGGCCCCATACAGCAGGTACAGATGGCACAG CAGAACACGGTGAGCTTCGCAGCGCAGCCCTACAGTCAGTGGGGCCAGTGGTACAGTAACACGCAGCAGATTGGTCAGTATGTGCCCAATGGATGGCAGGTGCCAAGCTACGGCGTCTATGGACAGACCTGGGATCAGCAGGGCTACAA TCATCTACATGCTGGGGCTGGATGGACAGGTGTGGGCGCCGTGAGCAATGGAGGTATGGTGGAGCCCGGACAGGGCGTCAACGGGACAGTGCTAACCAACCAGGCCGGCATGAGCACTGCTGGCTACCACACCCACTGA
- the LOC110955825 gene encoding cytotoxic granule associated RNA binding protein TIA1-like isoform X2, whose protein sequence is MDDDQPKTLYVGNLSRDVTEALILELFGQIGPCKSCKMIVDTAGHDPYCFVEFYEHRHATATIAAMNGRKILGKEVKVNWATTPTSQKKDTSSHFHVFVGDLSPEITTDDIKAAFAPFGKISDCRVVKDMATGKSKGYGFVSFFNKWDAENAIQQMGGQWLGGRQIRTNWATRKPAPKTTNETTNTKQLSFDEVVSQSSPSNCTVYCGGVTTGLTEQIMRQTFSPFGQIMEIRVFPEKGYSFVRFNSHEAAAHAIVSVNGTSIEGYVVKCYWGKETTDMVQGPIQQVQMAQNTVSFAAQPYSQWGQWYSNTQQIGQYVPNGWQVPSYGVYGQTWDQQGYNHLHAGAGWTGVGAVSNGGMVEPGQGVNGTVLTNQAGMSTAGYHTH, encoded by the exons GTATGTGGGGAATCTGTCCCGGGACGTGACAGAAGCCCTCATCTTGGAGTTGTttggccagattggaccctgcaaaagctgtaaaatgatAGTAGAT ACAGCAGGTCATGATCCGTACTGCTTTGTGGAGTTCTATGAGCATAGACATGCTACTGCCACAATCGCAGCCATGAATGGTCGGAAAATACTGGGTAAG GAGGTGAAGGTCAACTGGGCCACGACACCAACCAGCCAAAAGAAAGACACAAGCA gTCACTTCCATGTCTTTGTTGGAGATCTAAGTCCTGAAATCACCACAGATGACATAAAAGCAGCTTTTGCTCCGTTTGGGAAAATATC GGATTGTCGAGTGGTGAAAGACATGGCCACAGGTAAATCTAAAGGCTATGGCTTTGTCTCCTTCTTCAATAAATGG GATGCAGAGAATGCCATCCAGCAGATGGGAGGACAGTGGTTGGGAGGGAGGCAGATCAGGACCAACTGGGCCACGAGGAAGCCTGCTCCTAAAACTACaaatgaaa CAACCAATACCAAGCAGCTCTCTTTTGATGAGGTGGTGAGCCAGTCCAGCCCAAGCAACTGCACCGTGTACTGCGGAGGAGTCACAACGGGTCTCACAG AGCAAATTATGAGACAGACCTTCTCAccttttggtcaaataatgGAAATTCGCGTTTTTCCGGAGAAAGGCTACTCATTTGTGAG GTTCAACTCCCATGAGGCAGCAGCTCATGCTATCGTTTCTGTCAATGGCACTTCCATAGAGGGTTACGTCGTTAAGTGTTACTGGGgcaaagaaacaacagacaTGGTCCAGGGCCCCATACAGCAGGTACAGATGGCACAG AACACGGTGAGCTTCGCAGCGCAGCCCTACAGTCAGTGGGGCCAGTGGTACAGTAACACGCAGCAGATTGGTCAGTATGTGCCCAATGGATGGCAGGTGCCAAGCTACGGCGTCTATGGACAGACCTGGGATCAGCAGGGCTACAA TCATCTACATGCTGGGGCTGGATGGACAGGTGTGGGCGCCGTGAGCAATGGAGGTATGGTGGAGCCCGGACAGGGCGTCAACGGGACAGTGCTAACCAACCAGGCCGGCATGAGCACTGCTGGCTACCACACCCACTGA